In the Acidimicrobiales bacterium genome, one interval contains:
- a CDS encoding alpha/beta hydrolase: MPTVLVHGVPETPALWDPLRVHLVRDDVAALQLPGFGCERPPGFGATKEEYVAWLVAELERLRADGQIDLVGHDWGGGFVVRLVSTRPDLVRSWVTDAAALGDPGFEWHDLAKLWQTPDAGEAFWEQQLALPTEQGSSTFESFGVPADQALIMAGWPDATMADCILALYRSAVDVGREWGGDFENVPAPGLTLLPSDDPFLSPSGARAGAGRAGAKVADLDGLGHWWMLQDPARGAAVLEEFWASVG, translated from the coding sequence ATGCCCACCGTCCTGGTCCACGGCGTACCAGAGACACCCGCACTCTGGGACCCACTGCGCGTCCACCTGGTTCGCGACGACGTCGCCGCCCTGCAGCTGCCCGGGTTCGGCTGCGAGCGCCCGCCGGGCTTCGGTGCCACCAAGGAGGAGTACGTCGCCTGGCTGGTCGCCGAGCTCGAGAGGCTGCGGGCTGACGGGCAGATCGACCTGGTCGGCCACGACTGGGGCGGAGGGTTCGTGGTGCGGCTGGTCAGTACCCGTCCCGATCTGGTGCGCTCCTGGGTGACGGACGCAGCCGCGCTCGGCGATCCCGGGTTCGAGTGGCACGACCTGGCGAAGCTCTGGCAGACACCCGATGCGGGTGAGGCGTTCTGGGAGCAGCAGCTGGCCCTGCCTACCGAGCAGGGCTCTAGCACCTTCGAGTCATTCGGTGTGCCGGCCGACCAGGCCCTGATCATGGCCGGTTGGCCCGACGCGACCATGGCCGACTGCATCCTGGCGCTCTACCGCTCGGCGGTCGATGTGGGCCGCGAGTGGGGCGGTGACTTCGAGAACGTGCCTGCGCCCGGGTTGACGCTGCTGCCCTCGGACGACCCGTTCCTGTCGCCCTCCGGTGCCCGCGCCGGTGCCGGTCGGGCGGGGGCCAAGGTTGCCGATCTCGACGGCCTCGGTCACTGGTGGATGCTGCAGGACCCGGCACGGGGAGCGGCGGTCCTCGAGGAGTTCTGGGCGTCGGTCGGCTGA
- a CDS encoding trypsin-like peptidase domain-containing protein, with protein MGEERTEGPVTSEMPYWHEPTGSVPAWGARSSHEDAGGSGSGGWDDSGGGGYGHGGGSGGYGGGGGYGSGGHAGWGHGSPYGSWGPPPRQKPPGPHRVWLAVLAALAATIVLIGGVGSAIAFAIRGLNGISSSNPVTASPQSSSSSTAGVPNGLDAASIASRVDPGIVDITSNLAGQGGGAAGTGMVLTSSGEVLTNNHVIENASGISVKIDGKGRSYTAKVLGTDVTDDVALLQIQGVSGLATVSPGDSSKVTVGQPVLAIGNALDLQGPPTVTQGTVSALGRTITASGGGTGGSETLSGLIQTDAPISPGNSGGPLVDAFGHVIGITTAAATGGAEQSASTSSNVGFAIPINSALSIVNQIQSGHGGGNIQVGGRPFMGVEVSSAGGQSGSNSDPFGGGFGGSGGQAPVSSGALVQGVEPGSPAESAGLGAGDVIVSLGGKTVDSPSSLSSAISTHHVGDKVDVGWVDQSGRHHTATMQLTSGPPA; from the coding sequence ATGGGAGAAGAAAGGACCGAGGGCCCGGTCACGTCCGAGATGCCCTACTGGCACGAGCCCACCGGATCCGTCCCGGCCTGGGGGGCACGCTCGTCGCACGAGGACGCCGGTGGCTCCGGCAGTGGTGGGTGGGACGACAGCGGCGGTGGTGGCTACGGCCACGGGGGCGGGAGCGGCGGCTACGGCGGTGGTGGCGGCTACGGCAGCGGCGGCCACGCCGGCTGGGGCCACGGGTCGCCGTACGGGTCCTGGGGTCCTCCCCCCCGTCAAAAGCCGCCAGGGCCTCACCGGGTCTGGCTGGCGGTGCTGGCGGCGCTGGCTGCGACCATCGTCCTCATCGGGGGCGTCGGGAGCGCCATCGCCTTCGCCATCCGCGGTCTGAACGGCATCTCGAGCTCGAACCCGGTGACTGCCTCACCGCAGTCCTCGTCCTCCTCGACGGCCGGCGTCCCCAACGGCCTGGACGCCGCGTCGATTGCCTCACGGGTGGACCCGGGCATCGTGGACATCACCTCGAACCTCGCCGGGCAGGGCGGCGGCGCGGCCGGGACCGGCATGGTCCTCACGTCCTCGGGCGAGGTGCTGACCAACAACCACGTGATCGAGAACGCGTCAGGCATCAGCGTGAAGATCGACGGGAAGGGTCGCAGCTACACGGCCAAGGTGTTGGGAACCGACGTCACGGACGACGTCGCCCTCCTCCAGATCCAGGGTGTCTCGGGGTTGGCGACGGTCAGTCCCGGTGACTCCTCCAAGGTGACGGTCGGCCAGCCGGTGCTCGCCATCGGCAACGCCCTCGATCTCCAGGGACCGCCCACCGTGACCCAGGGCACCGTGTCGGCGCTCGGCCGGACGATCACCGCCAGCGGCGGCGGGACCGGTGGCTCGGAGACCCTGAGCGGCCTGATCCAGACGGACGCGCCGATCAGCCCCGGCAACTCCGGAGGCCCCCTCGTCGACGCATTCGGGCATGTCATAGGCATCACCACGGCGGCGGCCACCGGTGGCGCCGAGCAGTCGGCGAGCACGTCGTCCAACGTCGGCTTCGCCATACCCATCAACAGCGCTCTGTCCATCGTCAACCAGATCCAGAGTGGGCACGGCGGGGGAAACATCCAGGTCGGCGGCCGGCCCTTCATGGGTGTCGAGGTCAGCAGCGCTGGTGGCCAGTCCGGCTCCAACAGCGACCCCTTCGGTGGCGGCTTCGGAGGCTCCGGCGGGCAGGCGCCGGTCAGCTCTGGGGCTTTGGTCCAGGGTGTCGAGCCTGGCAGCCCGGCCGAGTCCGCCGGGTTGGGAGCCGGCGACGTGATCGTTTCCCTCGGCGGGAAGACCGTCGACTCACCCAGCTCGCTGAGCTCCGCCATCAGCACCCACCACGTGGGGGACAAGGTCGATGTCGGCTGGGTCGACCAGTCCGGCAGGCACCACACCGCCACCATGCAGCTGACGAGCGGACCACCTGCCTGA
- a CDS encoding TIGR03617 family F420-dependent LLM class oxidoreductase — translation MKVYAGMDPRLPLPDIVANARRVEAMGFDGLHVAETVHDALAVSLLIAEHTERITIRTSVALAFVRSPTLTAYAAWDLAKLSAGRFELGLGTQIRQNIEDRMGMAWTAPVERMREYVQALAALYESFRTGGELRCEGEVYRLTRMQPYFNPGPDPAVQPPPTWLGGVNAGICRLAGELAAGFVTHPTSSDPRYLSEICLPNLRAGAARSGRDLADLELVVGPVVAVRTSTEDGVAERERQRRMLAFLYSTPAYRRTLELYGWDDVADRLQATIRDERWDDLADLVSDDLLDTLLPTAPYDELAALLLERYGALADGILLPTRDDPVHDDQVASVVAQLQAA, via the coding sequence GTGAAGGTCTACGCCGGCATGGACCCCCGGCTCCCGCTCCCCGACATCGTCGCCAATGCCCGCCGCGTCGAGGCCATGGGCTTCGACGGGTTGCACGTGGCCGAGACCGTGCACGACGCGCTGGCCGTGTCCCTCCTGATCGCCGAGCACACCGAGCGAATCACGATCCGGACCAGCGTGGCGCTGGCGTTCGTACGCAGCCCGACCCTCACTGCGTACGCGGCGTGGGACCTGGCCAAGCTGTCGGCAGGCCGGTTCGAGCTCGGCCTCGGTACCCAGATCCGCCAGAACATCGAGGATCGCATGGGTATGGCGTGGACGGCGCCCGTCGAGCGCATGCGTGAGTACGTACAGGCGCTCGCCGCGCTCTACGAGTCGTTCCGCACGGGTGGCGAGCTCCGCTGCGAGGGCGAGGTCTACCGGCTGACGCGGATGCAGCCGTACTTCAATCCCGGCCCCGACCCGGCCGTCCAACCGCCACCCACCTGGCTCGGCGGCGTCAACGCCGGCATCTGCCGGCTTGCCGGAGAGCTGGCCGCTGGCTTCGTGACCCATCCGACGAGCTCCGACCCCCGCTATCTGAGCGAGATCTGCCTTCCCAACCTCCGCGCCGGTGCGGCCCGATCGGGTCGTGACCTGGCCGACCTCGAGCTGGTCGTCGGTCCGGTCGTCGCCGTCAGAACCAGCACCGAGGATGGTGTCGCCGAGCGCGAGCGCCAGCGCAGGATGCTGGCGTTCCTCTACTCGACACCTGCCTACCGCCGCACGCTCGAGCTCTACGGCTGGGACGACGTGGCAGACCGGCTTCAAGCCACGATCCGGGACGAGCGTTGGGACGACCTCGCCGACCTGGTGTCCGACGACCTCCTCGACACGCTGCTGCCGACGGCGCCCTACGACGAGCTGGCCGCCCTGCTGCTGGAGCGGTACGGCGCGCTGGCCGACGGGATCCTGCTACCGACCCGGGACGATCCGGTCCATGACGACCAGGTCGCCAGCGTCGTCGCCCAGCTCCAGGCCGCGTGA
- a CDS encoding SDR family oxidoreductase, translating to MASGRPVALVTGASRGIGKATALDLAAGGFDVAVAARTAHDGRGRSDTDPGLALPGGLDTTLAQVEREGAEGFAVAMDLLDRPAVAGAVAAAVERFGRLDVLVNNAIYQGPGTLARFADLTDDELWALLEGNVVAQLALIRAALPHLVERGGTIVNLVSGAGHLQPPAKVGEGGWSLGYAMSKAAFGRVAPLLHVEYGELGVRVFSVDPGWTITERTVAAGRAAQYSRRFTPGTPDVIARAIRWLVADAEADALRGKVVMAQEEVRERELLARWPPPISQDRPWEERDG from the coding sequence ATGGCAAGCGGCCGCCCCGTCGCCCTGGTGACCGGTGCCAGTCGGGGCATCGGCAAGGCGACGGCTCTCGACCTCGCGGCCGGAGGATTCGACGTGGCCGTGGCGGCGCGCACGGCACACGACGGGCGGGGACGCTCGGACACCGATCCCGGGCTGGCGCTGCCCGGCGGTCTCGACACGACGCTCGCGCAGGTCGAGCGCGAGGGAGCCGAGGGATTCGCCGTCGCCATGGACCTGCTGGACCGACCGGCGGTGGCGGGTGCCGTGGCCGCGGCCGTCGAGCGGTTCGGCCGCCTCGATGTGCTCGTCAACAACGCCATCTACCAGGGCCCCGGCACCCTGGCCCGCTTCGCCGACCTGACCGACGACGAGCTCTGGGCCCTGCTCGAGGGCAACGTCGTCGCCCAGCTGGCACTGATACGAGCGGCGCTGCCCCATCTCGTCGAACGAGGCGGAACGATCGTCAACCTCGTGTCCGGAGCCGGTCACCTGCAACCGCCGGCCAAGGTCGGCGAAGGGGGATGGAGCCTCGGCTACGCGATGAGCAAGGCGGCGTTCGGTCGGGTGGCCCCACTGCTGCACGTCGAGTACGGCGAGCTGGGCGTGCGCGTGTTCAGCGTCGACCCGGGGTGGACCATCACCGAGCGGACCGTGGCGGCCGGTCGAGCAGCGCAGTACAGCCGGCGCTTCACGCCGGGCACCCCCGACGTGATCGCCCGGGCCATCCGCTGGCTGGTCGCCGACGCCGAGGCCGACGCGCTGCGGGGGAAGGTGGTCATGGCCCAGGAGGAGGTGCGGGAGCGGGAGCTGCTCGCCCGGTGGCCACCCCCAATTTCGCAGGACCGCCCGTGGGAGGAGCGTGATGGGTGA
- a CDS encoding DUF4185 domain-containing protein has product MASPPLSVDPSDTYKVAQLTGRGSINQTDTRWKVYGADLGHMFLANGQMFVTFGDTFGGPAAFPFFSVAHSGYRRNTMARVDPTATPPVHGLDFAGMISDSSGAAKELIPASSGEAGVIPTHGVSVGNRMFLYYMSVQSWNSPGHWTINYSGLAHSDDRGQTWTRDPTASWPGTSNFGQVSLVHQAPYVYVFGIPGGRYGPVRLARVPDGQVLDTAAYQYWNGSSWTTGSPAAAVDVAPSPVGELSVQWSSHYRKWLMTYLVDPTGQVVLRLSDSLTGPWSAPQVVVTSAEFPQLYAPYITPLWNDGPDIYFTMSVYDHYQVYLMHTSLRPADDEPLRARRG; this is encoded by the coding sequence ATCGCTTCCCCGCCCCTGAGCGTCGATCCCTCCGACACCTACAAGGTTGCCCAGCTCACCGGGCGCGGATCGATCAACCAGACGGACACACGATGGAAGGTGTACGGGGCGGACCTCGGTCACATGTTCCTGGCCAACGGCCAGATGTTCGTCACCTTCGGGGACACCTTCGGCGGGCCGGCGGCCTTTCCGTTCTTTTCGGTCGCGCACAGCGGCTACCGGAGAAACACGATGGCGCGGGTCGATCCGACGGCCACGCCGCCCGTCCACGGGCTGGACTTCGCCGGCATGATCAGCGACTCCTCCGGGGCGGCCAAGGAGCTGATCCCCGCCAGCTCCGGCGAGGCTGGCGTCATACCCACCCACGGCGTCTCAGTGGGCAACCGGATGTTCCTGTACTACATGTCGGTGCAGAGCTGGAACTCGCCGGGCCACTGGACGATCAACTACTCCGGCCTCGCTCATTCGGACGACCGAGGCCAGACCTGGACGAGGGACCCGACCGCGAGCTGGCCGGGGACGAGCAACTTCGGTCAGGTGTCGCTCGTCCACCAGGCCCCCTATGTCTACGTCTTCGGCATCCCCGGCGGGCGCTACGGGCCAGTCCGGCTGGCAAGGGTGCCTGACGGCCAGGTTCTCGACACGGCCGCGTACCAGTACTGGAACGGCAGCTCGTGGACGACCGGCAGCCCGGCCGCGGCGGTGGACGTCGCGCCCTCTCCGGTCGGCGAGCTCTCGGTGCAGTGGAGCTCGCACTACCGCAAGTGGCTCATGACCTACCTCGTCGACCCCACCGGCCAGGTCGTCCTGCGCCTCTCCGACTCGCTGACGGGCCCGTGGAGCGCTCCCCAGGTGGTCGTGACCAGCGCGGAGTTCCCGCAGTTGTACGCCCCGTACATCACGCCGCTGTGGAACGACGGTCCGGACATCTACTTCACGATGTCGGTCTACGACCACTACCAGGTCTACCTGATGCACACGTCGCTCCGCCCCGCCGACGACGAGCCCCTTCGAGCCCGGCGGGGGTGA
- a CDS encoding NAD(P)-binding domain-containing protein: MTSILYESDADLDALAGQRVAVIGYGNQGRSWALNLRDSGLDVMVCVRADATRDTAEADGFATSDVGAAAEADVVCVLVPDDVIPTLALTPRPDALVIVASGYTLAFGQLDPSCDLGMVAPRMLGPEVRRCYVEGVGFITAVGVHRDVTGTARSRTLAVATAIGGLRQGAIELTPKQEAVLDLAVEQALSPALRQVNESFVQVMLEHGIPLEAVVTELVLSGEVERTYRLVRIEGGAAQMAHHSPTSQYGQMSRAGRYGHLDMVTTMRELVDDIASGRFAEEWDAERDAGYPRLHELRAQAMAPEILAFESELRARLGEGATQH, encoded by the coding sequence GTGACCTCCATCCTCTATGAATCCGACGCCGACCTCGATGCCCTGGCCGGCCAGCGCGTCGCCGTGATCGGGTACGGCAACCAGGGCCGATCCTGGGCCCTCAATCTTCGGGACTCGGGCCTCGATGTCATGGTCTGTGTGCGGGCCGATGCCACCCGGGACACCGCCGAGGCCGACGGATTCGCCACCAGCGACGTCGGCGCCGCCGCCGAGGCCGACGTGGTCTGCGTGCTCGTGCCCGACGACGTGATTCCCACCCTGGCCCTCACACCTCGGCCCGACGCGCTGGTGATCGTCGCCAGTGGCTACACCCTGGCCTTCGGGCAGCTCGATCCCTCGTGCGATCTCGGGATGGTCGCACCCCGCATGCTCGGTCCGGAGGTGCGGCGCTGCTACGTCGAAGGCGTCGGGTTCATCACGGCCGTCGGTGTCCACCGTGATGTCACCGGCACGGCCCGGTCCCGCACCCTGGCGGTGGCCACGGCCATCGGCGGGCTTCGCCAGGGCGCCATCGAGCTGACCCCGAAGCAGGAGGCCGTCCTCGATCTCGCCGTCGAACAGGCGCTCAGCCCGGCGCTCCGGCAGGTGAACGAGTCGTTCGTGCAGGTGATGCTGGAGCATGGGATCCCGCTCGAGGCTGTCGTCACCGAGCTGGTCCTCTCGGGTGAGGTGGAGCGGACGTACAGGCTGGTGCGCATCGAGGGCGGCGCCGCCCAGATGGCGCACCACTCGCCGACAAGCCAGTACGGCCAGATGTCCCGGGCGGGCCGCTACGGCCATCTCGACATGGTGACGACGATGCGGGAGCTGGTTGACGACATCGCGTCCGGGCGCTTCGCCGAGGAATGGGACGCCGAGCGGGATGCCGGCTACCCACGGCTCCATGAGCTTCGAGCCCAGGCGATGGCTCCCGAGATCCTCGCGTTCGAGTCCGAGCTGCGGGCCCGGCTGGGCGAGGGCGCCACTCAGCACTGA
- a CDS encoding cupin domain-containing protein, with product MRRVATGHDEKSKAVFASDDEVDPVVLKLMPGAEFHLLWGGDAPASFPDAGTSGAAADGRAYFPPVGGYRFGLVTIPPAGTQPPADLDISDALAEMERGLPGMLAHTELDDPGMHTTDTIDFEVILAGELVLELDDGAETVLRPGDTVVQNGTRHRWHNRGPEPATMAVFMTGARRTT from the coding sequence GTGCGACGGGTTGCCACTGGTCATGACGAGAAGTCCAAAGCGGTCTTCGCCTCCGACGACGAGGTCGATCCCGTGGTCCTGAAGCTGATGCCGGGCGCCGAGTTCCACCTCCTGTGGGGCGGCGACGCGCCGGCCAGCTTCCCTGACGCCGGCACATCCGGCGCTGCGGCCGACGGCCGCGCCTACTTCCCACCGGTCGGCGGCTACCGGTTCGGCCTGGTCACCATCCCTCCGGCGGGAACCCAGCCTCCCGCCGATCTCGATATCTCCGATGCACTGGCGGAGATGGAGCGAGGCCTGCCAGGCATGCTGGCACACACCGAACTCGACGACCCTGGGATGCACACCACCGACACGATCGACTTCGAAGTCATCCTGGCCGGCGAGCTCGTCCTCGAGCTCGACGACGGCGCCGAGACGGTGCTCCGACCAGGCGACACGGTCGTCCAGAACGGCACTCGCCACCGCTGGCACAACCGCGGTCCCGAGCCGGCCACGATGGCGGTGTTCATGACCGGCGCTCGACGAACCACATGA
- a CDS encoding 2'-deoxycytidine 5'-triphosphate deaminase, with the protein MSQLSTQAPGPFKLPEGKEGVLPVQHLAGAISSDIISGGGFTIPQENLQPASLDLRLGEVAYRIRCSFLPDDQAVDRKLKDVIIDEINLHGEGAVLETNRPYLIPLKERLALPDNVRGRTNPKSSTGRIDVFTRVITDESYRFDEISPGYDGPLFLEVVPLSFAVRVREDLSLCQLRLSVGRSQLDDDDVREFHEQQPLLFKGGGDAVAPDRLALANGMFLSLDLRGDPSSRVGYKARDNAPLLDLTQAALREPSRYWEPVLSEERDRIVLTPQKFYLLMSNEAVSIPSTLAANMTAYDPTSGELRTHYAGFFDPGFGYDPQGRFHGSRAALEVRAHDVPFMIEHGQRVCKLTFERMLEAPTLLYGEAIGSSYQRQHETLGKYFLRPGGRAPSETTAAPDTSPEGRNTGGTDQLALPIERDADA; encoded by the coding sequence GTGTCGCAGCTGTCGACCCAGGCGCCCGGTCCATTCAAGCTTCCCGAGGGCAAGGAGGGCGTCCTCCCCGTTCAGCACCTCGCGGGCGCCATCTCGTCGGACATCATCAGCGGTGGCGGATTCACGATTCCGCAGGAGAACCTGCAGCCGGCGAGCCTCGACCTGCGCCTTGGTGAGGTCGCTTACCGAATCCGGTGCAGCTTCCTTCCCGACGACCAAGCGGTCGACCGGAAGCTCAAAGACGTCATCATCGACGAGATCAATCTGCACGGAGAAGGTGCCGTGCTCGAGACGAACCGGCCTTATCTCATCCCACTCAAAGAGCGACTTGCCCTTCCCGACAACGTGCGGGGCAGGACCAACCCCAAGAGCTCCACGGGCAGGATCGACGTCTTCACCCGGGTGATAACCGACGAAAGCTACCGCTTCGACGAGATCTCGCCGGGGTACGACGGGCCGCTGTTTCTCGAGGTCGTCCCGCTGTCATTCGCCGTGCGGGTGCGAGAGGATCTGAGTCTCTGCCAGCTGCGGCTGTCGGTCGGGCGCTCGCAGCTGGACGACGACGATGTGCGTGAGTTTCACGAACAGCAGCCCCTGTTGTTCAAGGGCGGCGGCGATGCCGTGGCTCCCGACCGGCTGGCGCTGGCCAACGGCATGTTCCTCAGCCTCGACCTCCGTGGCGATCCGAGCTCCAGGGTCGGCTACAAGGCGAGGGACAACGCGCCGCTGCTCGATCTGACCCAGGCTGCACTACGCGAGCCCAGTCGCTACTGGGAGCCCGTCCTCAGTGAGGAGCGAGACCGGATCGTCCTGACGCCGCAGAAGTTCTACCTGTTGATGTCGAACGAGGCCGTCTCGATCCCTTCGACGCTGGCGGCGAACATGACTGCGTATGACCCCACCAGCGGTGAGCTGCGGACGCATTACGCCGGCTTCTTCGATCCTGGTTTTGGCTACGACCCGCAGGGCCGGTTTCACGGATCAAGGGCGGCCCTGGAAGTACGGGCGCACGACGTGCCGTTCATGATCGAGCACGGTCAACGCGTCTGCAAGCTGACCTTCGAGCGCATGCTGGAGGCGCCGACGCTGCTGTACGGCGAGGCGATCGGGTCCTCGTACCAGCGCCAGCACGAGACGCTCGGCAAGTACTTTCTGCGGCCGGGTGGCCGGGCGCCGTCGGAGACGACCGCCGCTCCGGACACTTCCCCGGAAGGCCGTAACACGGGGGGCACCGACCAGCTCGCCCTTCCGATCGAGCGCGACGCTGACGCTTAG